Within the Trichoderma breve strain T069 chromosome 3, whole genome shotgun sequence genome, the region TCTGCTAGGTTATGAGAGGATCGCTGAATTACTCCTTCAAAAATATTCGATAAATTCTACATCTCTGAAAGGCTGGACGCCATTGAGCCTGGCCCTCCACCACGGACATAAAATCCTTGCTGAGTTGTTCGTTGAAAAGGGAGCAAATATCGAAGCTACAGGCAGCTCTTGGCAAACACCACTGGCTATAGCCGCAATTGAGGGGCACTTAGACGCTGTTAAATGGCTGGTTGAGAAAGGGGCTAATATTGAAGCACGGGACGATAATCAGCAGACGCCGTTAATGTTAGCTACCATAGGAAAGCATGACAATGTTGTCAAATATTTTGTTGAGAAAGGAGCCAACATGGAAGCTATGGATAACAAGAACGAGACGCCATTTACCATATCTCTTCAAGGAAGCCTCAAGAGCGCTACGAAACTCTTCATCCGGAAAGGAGTGGATATAAATACGACCATGTCAAATAAGCATACGCCATTAACTTtggccatcaacaacacagATGATGATATCGTTAAATTATTGATTGAGAGAGGGGCCAACTTGGACGGTCTGGATGAACATGGCAAAACTCCATTGATCACAGCTATCGACAAAGGAAATGAGGATATGATTGAACTACTGATTGAGAAAGGGGCTGACTTGGAGGTTAAAGGATGCTCAACTGGTGATACGCCGCTGATATTTGCCACGAAGCAAAACTGCTTGAATTTCGCCAAACTGCTTATTGAGAAAGGGGCCAATTTGGAGGCGCAAGATGATGAACTTGCGGCGACTGCAGTGAGCCATGCCTCTGGACACGGGTTTACAGAAATTATCCAACTGCTTCTCGATAATAATACCAATATCGAGACAAAAGATAATGACGGTGATACGCCATTATGTGTTGCTGCTTGTTATGGGCAAACTGCAGCAATCCAACTACTTCTCGAAAATAATGCCAACATCGAGACAAAAAGTAATAACGGCCGTACGCCATTAAGTCTTGCTGCTTACGGGGGGCACACTGCAGTAATCCAACTGCTTCTTAATAATAATGCTAACATCGAGACAAAAGACATTACCGGTGATACGCCATTAAGTCTTGCTGCTTACAGGGGGCACACTGCAGCAATCCAATTGTTTCTCGAAAATAATGCCAACATCGAGACAAAAGACATTACCGGTGAAACGCCATTAAGTCTTGCTGCTCACTGGGGGCACACTGCAGTAATCCAACTGCTTCTCGATAATAATGCCAACATCGAGACAAAAGACAAGGACGGTTATACACCATTAGGTATTGCTGCTTATTATGGGCAAACTGCAGCAATCCAACTGCTTCTCGATTATAATGCTGATATTAATGCTAAGAACAACGACAAGTTCACTCCATTGTGGATAGCCGTTGGTTTCGGCAATAGTTCGGGAACCAGAGTACTTCTCGAGCATGGAGCCGATACAGATCTTCCATATAAAGATACATTGATGCATTCAGCAgtccaaaagaagaaatttgaGACAGTTCTCGTTTTACTTGACTTCGAAGATGTTCAAGTTGACAAAAAAGATAGTGTCGGTCGCACGCCATTGTCATACGCggtggaaaagggggggaaatCCATAGTGAAAGCACTACTAGACTCTGGGAAGGTAGATGTCAAcagaaaagataaaaaaggcCGAACGCCCCTATCTTATTGCACATCAAGCAATGTGGCAACTCTTCTACTCAACACGCACAAGGTTGATATCAATTCGAAAGATCATCAGGGCAGAAAACCGGTTTGGTATGCTACTAAAACTAAGAATCAGAAGCTGATTGAGCTGCTACGACAACACGGCGCCAAGGAGAATttgaagggaaaagaaagcttGAAAGCAAGGGATAGCCCGAAGGCAGAGGATAGTtcaaaagcaaagagcaaACGCCGAAAGGCCTAAAACAAAGAGTCAAGATAGACGGGAATATAATGTTGAGAAATATCATAATCGTGTAATGCAAGATGATAAAAGATTGAAGGAGAACTGACAGCCCATTACCCATCGATACAAGGTATTGAACAGCCTGCTGTGGCACTATAAAGATAGGGCATTATAAAGATAATGCTATATCGAGGGCAATCATACATTGGGAATGGAGATGACTCTTTACGTTGGCGcgttttccttctccatctATTGGTTTACTTTTTTTGTCTATTGTTTTTAATCCCATTGACCTTTTCGCTAGTGGAGGTATACGGTTTGTTACATAGCTAGCAGCAAACGAGAACACCCTTACAGCCAACAACCAGAAAGGCCACTTCCTTGTATAGAGTTTTAAGAGTTTTCTCCTCTTGACTTCCCTTTATTATTCACTTGTCCGATACTAAGTCTCCAAATGAACTATTTCCTTTTGGCATTATGAGTTTATGTTTGTCTTCACTCCTCTTCCGGCGGCACCCTCGTCCGTATCTGCACCCCATGCCACTCCTTCACAAGATCCCCCAAAGCAGCATTCACCatcctctgctgcttcaaCATATTCAACCCCTTAAACACCGGCGAAGTGATATCAATAGCATACATGCTTCCACAACCACCCGAAATATCCTGCACAAGAAGCGATGTCGGTTGAAGCTTCTCCGCTAGGATTGCCGCGATCGAGGCTTCGGCGGGTGACATGTCTGCCTCCTGCTCTTCCAGCTGTTCATTGGAAGAAGGTGAGGAGTATTTTCGGAGAGGAGTCGAGGAGAATTGGCGGGATGTCGTTGAGGAGAAGGCACGAATGCGTTGTGGAGAGAgtttgttggtggtggtggtggtggtggtgggttTGAAAGTGTTTGCGATAGGTGCAATTGCCGTGCGTGAAGGGCGTGTGGCTGTTGCGAGGAGGCGCAGACGCAGCGCGGAGCGGCAAGAGGAGCAGATCATGATGGCTATTTGACAATTCGAGTGTGTCTATTTGAATTGCagaggatgatgttgagtAGAAAGATAAAAGTTCGGTCCAATGTTGTTGGGAGAATTATTCAGCGGGAATTGAATGGAGCTTGCCGGAAGCTGTAGCGTTGCGATGGGCCGAGCCGGGGCTTTGCCGATGGCCGGCTATTGCCTGCGTCCAAATTGCCGAATTGAGCAAGTGACCggatgaggagctggagtAAGGTCACTTATAAGCTTAATCACTTGCTCAAGacattcatcatcttgtctttttgtctttttagAGTATCGATCAATCATGAGTATTAGTTATTAGAGCGTGTTGTTTAACGCTGTGATGCACCAACTCCAGCTATCCCATTCCGCTAATGTCCCAAACAAACACGCTCCTAGAAACACATTACAACGCAGTACGCCACAAGTAAACCACTTACACTATCAAAATCACCTCACAATCCACATTCCTCCATTGCCATACACCTTATCCTGCATCACACCAACTTCAGATCTCATCCCAACCCAATGCATCGGTATCTTGTCCACCTGCGAAACCACCCTCCCCGTCGTATCATCCAGTCTCTCTCCAAGACTTCGACTACTCTTCAcactcttcatcatcgccactGTATCATGCGGGCCCCAAGCCGCGCGACCTAAGCTGGCAAGAGTGTTCATAATGTCCTGAGAATGCTCCCCTGCGAGATGCTCTGGCGGGGTATGCGGGTTGGCGGCTGGATGGAGGAAGCCCATGAGCaagactttgactttggcgtCAACAAAGTGCATTTCTTCAAAGTCGTGGATGATGTGTACCATGACGTTGTTCTTCATGGCGACGGAAGGAGGTGCGTGTCGAGACGGCGCTATCGTAACGACAGCTTCGAGCCAATCGGTGGGCAACATGTCGTTCAATCCACCGCTTGCATCGTCGTTGCTGTTCTTAGGGGGTTGTATGCAAGCCCAAGCAGCGAATACACCTCCCATACGAACCTTGACCTGATCTGACACGCCGCTCAGATTGGCCGTTGGGATACCCAGTTCTGCAATCGACCTCCCCGTCCCTCGAACAACCTTTCCATCGAATTTCACGGGAAACGGCGCCTCGGGACCGCTCTCTGAACCAACCATGTGAATCACCGGTACATTCACCATCAAGGAATCATATCTTTCCTGTTGATCTCTCTGTCGTCGCCAAGAATCCTGCACTGCGTCTCCCATGCCGGTTATCTGATAACTCTGATATGCCATCGTGCCAGCCTTCTTCACCGTGGAATTCGTCACAATGCTGCCTACTGAGCTGTTCACCACTGCACTCGCCGCTCCGATATACTTGCTCGCCATAACTTGTCCTACTGTACTGGCAACCTTGACGCCCATCTCCAGCGGCATCGTACTTAGACTCGCACCTCGCACAACGCTCACATCAGCAGATGTACTCGCCACGCGAAACACTGGACTCCCGCAGAGAACCTTCTTCCCTGCCTCGGGGCCCCCGCAGAGAACAAGGCGAAAGTAACCATCTGACGCGGTGGCGGGGATGCGCACGATGTGAGTTTCTCGTGGGACGTGCTTCTTTTGGCGTCCCGAAGCCTTTTTCGCAAAGCGCTTGAGATCTCGCTGCAAGCTACGCTCATCTGCCTCAGACGTGTCACTCACGTTAGCCTGGCGGGCAGGCGTGACGTCGATCCAAGATGAGGTTGTTCCCGCCAACGCCTTGATAGCCATGCCCATGTTACCAGAATATCCCTTTTGCTGCATCCAAAGTGTTCGCGTAGGGGGTAGAGGCTCATCTGAGAGGATTGTGATGGAGACTGAAGTAGAAGGACCAGAATACCATATCAATGCGCGAGTGTGCCGAATAATGGAGTAATGCCGCGTAGACTCTGAAGGATGAGAAATGAGGCCCGAGGCAAAATACTGCGCTTCGCCAAATGCTGACTTCCAGATTGAACCCTGCTGCTTCGTTTCCACGGGCAAAGTAACCGCTTGCTGCGGATGCGGCAAGAAGTTAGGTGAAGGCGGAGCCCCAGCAGAGAGCCCAGAGGAACTCTGAGCGCGCCGGAGAGGCAGTTCCGGCGGTGCAGATGGCGAGAGGCTACCCGGAGATGGTGAGAGGCCCGGGtaaggcggcggaggaggcagaTCCTCGTACGGCATCATGCTC harbors:
- a CDS encoding bolA-like protein domain-containing protein, coding for MICSSCRSALRLRLLATATRPSRTAIAPIANTFKPTTTTTTTNKLSPQRIRAFSSTTSRQFSSTPLRKYSSPSSNEQLEEQEADMSPAEASIAAILAEKLQPTSLLVQDISGGCGSMYAIDITSPVFKGLNMLKQQRMVNAALGDLVKEWHGVQIRTRVPPEEE
- a CDS encoding riboflavin kinase domain-containing protein, coding for MASPGMGYVRKPLPVRRRPVPAPGYDHHQADIYDMYMDESPSSSVASPAEAVSSSQQLRPSKSAANLKHEPPPPPSVTRSVTTARLPEISTEGLPAPVSMMPLSPSAPPELPLRRAQSSSGLSAGAPPSPNFLPHPQQAVTLPVETKQQGSIWKSAFGEAQYFASGLISHPSESTRHYSIIRHTRALIWYSGPSTSVSITILSDEPLPPTRTLWMQQKGYSGNMGMAIKALAGTTSSWIDVTPARQANVSDTSEADERSLQRDLKRFAKKASGRQKKHVPRETHIVRIPATASDGYFRLVLCGGPEAGKKVLCGSPVFRVASTSADVSVVRGASLSTMPLEMGVKVASTVGQVMASKYIGAASAVVNSSVGSIVTNSTVKKAGTMAYQSYQITGMGDAVQDSWRRQRDQQERYDSLMVNVPVIHMVGSESGPEAPFPVKFDGKVVRGTGRSIAELGIPTANLSGVSDQVKVRMGGVFAAWACIQPPKNSNDDASGGLNDMLPTDWLEAVVTIAPSRHAPPSVAMKNNVMVHIIHDFEEMHFVDAKVKVLLMGFLHPAANPHTPPEHLAGEHSQDIMNTLASLGRAAWGPHDTVAMMKSVKSSRSLGERLDDTTGRVVSQVDKIPMHWVGMRSEVGVMQDKVYGNGGMWIVR